In Hwangdonia lutea, a single window of DNA contains:
- a CDS encoding type IV secretory system conjugative DNA transfer family protein — MSMSIPHIILFIVVPVLFVSTVLYVFLHQEEPKNGDKKYQVRFKLRRGKFQIENIKRGASIIGSAGSGKTESVIYNFLQHFSTHQFCGIIHDYKDFELTEIAYPLFKEKDIKFYTIAFDQIHYCVNPITPRYLPNEESVNELSKVLIENLLEFNESSTNSTTKFFSDAVEGLMGGMIWKLKTSYPQYCTLPHLIAIFQSMTTKQLVTFVSSNITSRSMASAFINGMDSDKQTAGVKSTLANAFKKIGSQQLFMALSKDEVPLNINSKDNPAVICIVNHPKYESAYSPIIAAIMHTVIKQMSVRGQQSSFLMMEEAPTIKLLNMHRIPATLRSYDIATIYVMQDKIQNDMLYGDKASKAILSNLSYQFFGKVNDPDTAKYYERFFEIVRKETTSINRGHNLNFDTRITTGEKEVSKRRADVFFRLKQGEFITFADGKDKRVQFKLQTIKREIPNPHQHFTTDELKLNFERIYREAKSIFKVN, encoded by the coding sequence ATGAGTATGTCAATACCACATATCATCCTTTTTATTGTTGTTCCGGTATTGTTTGTCAGTACAGTTTTATATGTGTTTCTTCATCAAGAAGAGCCCAAAAACGGAGATAAGAAATATCAGGTACGCTTTAAACTTCGTCGTGGAAAATTTCAAATCGAAAATATCAAGCGAGGTGCATCGATTATTGGCTCTGCGGGAAGCGGTAAAACAGAAAGTGTTATCTATAATTTTTTACAGCATTTTAGTACCCATCAATTTTGTGGTATCATACACGATTACAAGGATTTTGAACTTACCGAAATTGCCTACCCATTATTTAAAGAAAAGGATATTAAATTCTATACCATAGCTTTTGACCAAATCCATTATTGTGTAAACCCAATTACCCCAAGATATTTGCCCAATGAGGAAAGTGTGAATGAATTATCCAAGGTACTCATTGAAAATCTTTTGGAGTTCAACGAATCCAGTACAAACAGTACCACAAAATTCTTCAGTGATGCTGTTGAAGGTTTGATGGGTGGAATGATTTGGAAACTAAAAACGTCCTATCCTCAATATTGCACCCTGCCCCATTTGATTGCTATTTTTCAATCGATGACTACCAAACAGTTGGTTACTTTTGTGAGCTCAAATATCACTTCCCGAAGTATGGCAAGTGCTTTTATCAACGGAATGGATTCTGACAAACAAACGGCAGGTGTGAAAAGCACATTGGCCAATGCCTTTAAAAAGATAGGTTCACAACAGTTGTTTATGGCTTTGTCAAAAGATGAAGTACCATTGAATATCAACAGCAAGGACAATCCTGCTGTTATCTGCATCGTGAACCATCCCAAATATGAATCAGCTTACTCGCCTATCATCGCTGCAATTATGCACACAGTCATCAAGCAAATGAGCGTGAGAGGTCAACAGTCGTCATTTTTAATGATGGAAGAAGCCCCAACCATAAAGCTGCTTAATATGCACCGCATTCCCGCAACTTTAAGAAGCTATGATATTGCCACAATTTACGTGATGCAGGATAAAATTCAGAATGATATGCTATATGGAGACAAAGCGAGTAAGGCTATTTTGAGCAATCTTTCCTATCAGTTTTTCGGCAAAGTTAATGACCCAGATACTGCAAAATATTATGAGCGTTTCTTTGAGATTGTTCGTAAGGAAACCACAAGTATAAATCGTGGACACAATCTAAATTTTGATACGAGAATTACCACAGGCGAAAAAGAAGTTTCTAAACGTAGAGCAGATGTTTTCTTTCGTTTGAAACAAGGCGAGTTTATAACTTTTGCTGATGGCAAAGATAAAAGAGTTCAATTTAAACTACAAACGATTAAAAGAGAAATACCAAATCCTCATCAACATTTTACAACCGATGAATTAAAGCTCAATTTTGAACGGATTTATAGAGAGGCAAAATCTATATTTAAGGTTAACTAA
- the mobB gene encoding MobB family relaxase yields the protein MYITVTKQTLDGNYAQSVSDFVAYLEKENDDKSIDEMEHFFNQYGEEISGKEVIKEIDGNTAKLKKTEPKFYSITVNPSAYELKRLQNHSEELKKYTRELMKEYAKSFNREINGRAVTVDDIIYYAKIEHQRTYKGTDRKIQENQPYATKILQIKNDIRKIKSGELEGNIKKLQQTMSRLEKEAPHQQDGKRIVRGMPKEGSQSHIHIIVSRKDMSNKYSLSPGSKYKASETVFNGKPVKRGFDRDKFFKASEKTFDTLFQYKRNYVETYKARKTFLKNPKLYFSILSGLPTNEKATAYKILAKSGVPIMNIPTNKVQLALKIINKFKKGIDRAIQSGSIGI from the coding sequence ATGTATATCACAGTAACCAAACAGACATTAGATGGCAATTATGCACAGAGCGTTTCCGATTTTGTCGCTTATCTCGAAAAAGAAAACGATGACAAATCCATTGATGAAATGGAACATTTTTTCAATCAGTATGGCGAAGAAATATCAGGTAAGGAAGTCATTAAAGAAATTGACGGAAATACGGCTAAACTCAAAAAGACCGAACCAAAGTTTTATTCCATTACAGTCAATCCGAGTGCTTATGAATTGAAGCGATTGCAAAATCATTCCGAGGAACTGAAAAAGTACACCCGAGAATTGATGAAAGAGTACGCTAAATCTTTTAATCGGGAAATAAACGGACGAGCTGTTACTGTAGATGACATTATATACTATGCCAAAATTGAGCATCAGCGTACGTATAAGGGAACGGATAGGAAAATTCAGGAGAACCAACCTTATGCCACCAAGATACTTCAAATTAAGAACGATATCCGGAAAATTAAAAGTGGCGAATTAGAAGGCAACATCAAAAAATTACAGCAAACGATGTCCCGATTGGAAAAAGAAGCACCACATCAACAAGATGGAAAACGCATTGTTAGAGGGATGCCTAAAGAAGGCTCTCAAAGCCATATCCATATTATTGTGAGCAGAAAGGATATGTCCAATAAATACAGTTTGTCCCCTGGTAGCAAGTACAAAGCTTCGGAAACCGTTTTTAATGGCAAACCTGTAAAACGTGGTTTTGATAGGGACAAATTCTTTAAGGCTTCTGAAAAAACGTTTGACACTCTATTTCAATACAAACGAAACTATGTTGAAACTTATAAGGCACGTAAAACATTCCTGAAAAATCCAAAGTTGTATTTCTCAATTCTTTCGGGATTGCCAACCAATGAAAAGGCAACTGCCTATAAAATACTTGCCAAATCTGGTGTGCCCATAATGAATATTCCAACAAACAAAGTACAGTTGGCATTAAAGATAATCAACAAGTTTAAAAAAGGGATTGACCGAGCAATACAGTCGGGTTCTATTGGGATATGA
- a CDS encoding BfmA/BtgA family mobilization protein yields MSSNHQKKYSFSAISIKPKVATRFRKFSKEITHSHTDTLEAMMNFFDLNELSPNESLGANMKTLENSLKKRINALVAIIRDIEKNQTKPTNAMLELLFQENPKEEEPQEELFEFEQQELITENEELNHYRNRYEEVQQQFHSVKYDLEKIIDKTTYVKSSFGGGYLKLDLSKDEFENIKQKL; encoded by the coding sequence ATGAGTTCAAATCATCAAAAGAAATACAGTTTTTCTGCCATTAGTATTAAACCTAAAGTGGCAACTCGCTTTCGGAAATTTTCCAAGGAAATTACCCATTCACATACTGATACGTTGGAAGCAATGATGAACTTTTTCGATTTGAACGAGCTATCCCCAAATGAATCTTTGGGTGCAAATATGAAGACTTTAGAGAATAGCTTAAAAAAACGAATCAATGCACTTGTAGCTATTATTAGAGATATTGAAAAAAACCAGACCAAGCCTACCAATGCAATGTTGGAATTGCTTTTCCAAGAAAACCCAAAAGAGGAAGAACCACAAGAAGAATTATTTGAATTTGAACAACAGGAATTGATTACAGAAAATGAGGAACTGAATCATTATCGAAATCGGTACGAAGAAGTTCAACAACAATTCCATTCCGTAAAATATGATTTAGAAAAAATCATTGATAAGACCACTTATGTTAAAAGCAGTTTTGGAGGTGGCTATTTAAAACTGGATTTAAGCAAAGATGAATTTGAAAACATTAAACAAAAATTATAA
- a CDS encoding DUF6876 family protein, whose amino-acid sequence MKAQVNEIKEGLQHFHGSEMFYQIPLIRTRFTNGLKYLANVAECFWLITDVSVIAKSLLNRSHFITIDFKRLSEEEQDYTGYEAEIIYSDGNGNIFEIHRYNFTDFPLDELRLYFVDNTLMLTSEY is encoded by the coding sequence ATGAAAGCACAAGTTAACGAAATAAAAGAAGGATTGCAACATTTTCACGGTTCTGAAATGTTCTATCAAATCCCATTAATACGCACCCGATTTACAAACGGACTGAAATATTTAGCCAACGTAGCAGAGTGTTTTTGGCTCATTACCGATGTTTCAGTAATCGCCAAAAGTTTGCTAAACCGAAGCCATTTTATAACAATAGATTTTAAAAGGCTATCGGAAGAGGAACAGGATTATACAGGCTATGAAGCTGAAATAATTTACAGCGATGGAAATGGGAATATATTTGAAATACACCGATACAATTTTACCGATTTTCCTTTGGATGAACTACGGTTGTATTTTGTGGATAATACGTTGATGCTTACAAGCGAATATTAA
- a CDS encoding single-stranded DNA-binding protein: MSTIKNHVQLIGNVGQEPTITNLESGKKVARLSLATNEYYKNGKGEKQTDTNWHTVVAWGKTAEIIEKYAEKGKEIGVVGKLKTRTYTTDDGNQRYVTEVIADEILLLGSK, translated from the coding sequence ATGAGTACTATTAAAAATCACGTACAGTTAATTGGAAATGTTGGGCAAGAACCAACTATTACGAACCTTGAAAGCGGTAAGAAAGTAGCCCGTTTATCATTGGCAACCAATGAATACTACAAAAACGGCAAGGGCGAAAAGCAAACGGATACCAATTGGCACACCGTTGTCGCTTGGGGCAAAACTGCTGAAATTATCGAAAAGTATGCCGAAAAGGGCAAAGAAATCGGAGTTGTTGGAAAACTAAAGACCCGAACCTATACCACGGACGATGGCAATCAACGCTATGTTACCGAAGTGATAGCCGATGAAATCCTATTATTAGGTAGTAAGTAA
- a CDS encoding DUF932 domain-containing protein encodes MYLNRLQQDEIFVSNEMKSLKIITGMESRRGLENAVISNDKIVNVVSNSYGHIPNELFFKKAEQLLLDANLKYHKRTINRNDRSFIADFIIEDHNQFSLKNEQDKILPMLRFKNSYDGSEKTSGHFGFYREVCTNGLHVAQSEIAFSIKHSKNNTDLIMPKLNLLFDKFLNNEYYEITRKFREMEEIELIDTKAFVKDILEKTKLFRYECSDKNDDPSKKSREVIELINDEPFPAYSKPNLWVGYNAFNWMLHNTLKKTFSQQERLDKVLFDEIYAMV; translated from the coding sequence ATGTATTTAAATCGTTTACAACAAGATGAAATTTTCGTTTCAAATGAAATGAAATCGTTAAAAATTATTACTGGTATGGAGTCTCGAAGAGGACTTGAAAATGCCGTTATTTCCAATGACAAAATTGTGAATGTGGTCTCGAACAGTTATGGCCATATTCCAAATGAATTGTTTTTCAAAAAAGCCGAACAGCTATTACTGGATGCCAATCTGAAATATCATAAACGCACGATTAACAGAAATGACAGGTCTTTCATTGCCGACTTTATAATCGAGGACCATAATCAGTTTTCGTTGAAGAATGAACAGGATAAGATATTACCGATGTTGCGTTTCAAAAATTCCTATGACGGAAGCGAAAAGACTTCCGGGCATTTTGGATTTTATAGAGAAGTATGCACCAATGGCTTGCACGTTGCTCAATCAGAAATAGCATTTTCAATAAAGCACAGCAAAAACAATACAGATTTAATAATGCCGAAATTGAACTTGCTATTTGATAAGTTTCTAAATAATGAATACTACGAAATCACAAGGAAATTCAGGGAAATGGAAGAAATCGAACTTATCGATACCAAGGCATTTGTAAAAGACATATTGGAAAAAACGAAATTGTTCCGATATGAATGTAGCGACAAAAACGATGACCCATCAAAAAAATCCCGTGAGGTTATAGAGCTTATCAACGATGAACCGTTTCCAGCTTATTCAAAACCAAATTTATGGGTAGGTTATAACGCCTTTAATTGGATGCTTCACAATACCTTGAAAAAGACCTTTTCGCAACAGGAAAGGTTGGATAAGGTTTTGTTTGATGAAATATATGCAATGGTTTAA
- a CDS encoding Hpt domain-containing protein — MNNVKSPYLDLQPLKEDTKNNKDIYVKLIELFLMSIDEYIEVMDKELNTLNWPKLFSVTHKMISSIRMFGASGLEPIMLELECDFRDQNNLERIHKHVNSTLNIFNQVKKELQTELKLIENDET, encoded by the coding sequence ATGAATAATGTAAAGAGCCCATATTTAGACTTGCAGCCTTTAAAAGAGGACACTAAAAATAACAAAGACATATATGTAAAGCTCATTGAGCTATTTTTAATGAGTATTGATGAGTATATCGAGGTTATGGATAAGGAGTTAAACACATTAAACTGGCCTAAATTGTTTAGTGTAACCCATAAAATGATTTCCAGTATAAGGATGTTTGGCGCTTCTGGGCTTGAACCCATAATGCTTGAATTGGAGTGTGATTTTAGAGACCAAAATAACTTAGAACGTATTCATAAACACGTAAATTCTACCTTAAATATATTTAATCAAGTAAAAAAAGAATTGCAAACAGAACTTAAATTAATTGAAAATGACGAAACATAA
- a CDS encoding response regulator transcription factor, whose protein sequence is MTKHKIVIAEDNPTLLLLLKFKLENEGFELLTASDGKEAMALVENQNPDLVLTDIMMPFNDGLEVISHIRNKLKKETPVIIFSTAGQEQMVLKAFELGANDFMPKPFSPEELIVRVKRFLN, encoded by the coding sequence ATGACGAAACATAAAATTGTTATAGCAGAGGATAATCCTACACTTTTATTGTTGTTAAAGTTTAAATTAGAAAATGAGGGGTTTGAGTTGCTTACTGCATCAGATGGAAAAGAAGCAATGGCATTAGTAGAAAACCAAAATCCAGACTTAGTTTTAACCGATATTATGATGCCATTTAATGATGGCCTTGAGGTGATAAGCCATATAAGAAACAAACTAAAAAAAGAAACTCCGGTTATTATTTTTTCAACTGCCGGTCAAGAACAAATGGTTCTTAAGGCTTTTGAACTTGGTGCCAATGATTTTATGCCAAAACCATTTAGTCCAGAAGAACTAATTGTTAGAGTAAAACGCTTTTTAAACTAA
- a CDS encoding response regulator — MKKFNSILLIDDDKATNEFHKIIIGLANVTDTIHAVQSGQEGLDYLTSKGFYNSKENSYPQPDLIFLDINMPAMNGFEFIEEYDKISDDQKGKHLIIMLTSSLNPDDKNLANKITHIKDFLSKPLTKDTVLDLRDKYLN; from the coding sequence ATGAAAAAATTTAATTCTATTTTACTAATAGATGATGACAAAGCAACAAACGAATTCCATAAAATAATTATTGGTTTAGCAAATGTTACCGACACTATTCATGCCGTTCAAAGCGGTCAAGAAGGATTAGACTACTTAACCTCTAAAGGGTTTTACAACTCAAAAGAAAACTCATACCCCCAACCAGATTTGATTTTTCTTGATATTAATATGCCGGCCATGAATGGTTTCGAATTTATTGAAGAATACGATAAGATTTCTGATGACCAAAAAGGAAAACACCTTATAATTATGTTAACCTCATCTTTAAACCCTGATGATAAAAACCTTGCCAATAAAATCACTCATATTAAAGATTTTCTAAGCAAGCCACTTACAAAAGATACTGTTTTAGATTTAAGAGATAAATACTTAAACTAA
- a CDS encoding ATP-binding protein, with amino-acid sequence MKIKQKLILAFSVLILVLLTQIILNYVITYRANQTYSTLQSKITPAINILTKYESINKELNLITSNRLNGNDQINTINRFKGIIEVELTHIKTELYILKEDLPETAVDRALIEKVIINTDALIEASNKINNLLTNQFNNQTNSNKVKEIWENHIDNLYASLDRDIRQLHMNYNRSFETYSIELSRNLNSVSKIIFVTGLVGIILGLLITIQVIYSIANPIFKLKKAALKISQGKLNEQIQIKGHSELADLGNSFNKMSVALKKSFSEQEQQINQIKLMNKELEQFVYVASHDLQEPLRTMSSYIGLVGELYKTQLDDEALKYMKHVEDASLRMKTLIKDLLDYSRLGKERPIKKVDCNTLVNDILLDFELIINETNATVTSDKLPVINGVEFELKQLFQNLISNGLKFRKQDTSPRIEIKIKEQSDYWLFSVSDNGIGMEAKHFERVFVIFQRLHNKDDYKGTGIGLSVCQKIVEMHQGKIWIESELNKGSTFYFTIFKQIKKHEKI; translated from the coding sequence ATGAAAATAAAACAAAAATTAATTTTAGCCTTTAGTGTTTTAATATTGGTTTTACTCACTCAGATTATCCTGAATTACGTCATCACCTATCGCGCCAACCAAACCTATAGCACGCTTCAATCTAAAATAACGCCTGCAATAAACATTTTAACCAAATACGAATCTATAAATAAGGAATTAAACCTAATAACCAGTAACAGGCTAAATGGCAACGACCAAATAAACACCATTAACAGATTTAAAGGCATTATTGAGGTAGAACTTACACATATTAAAACAGAGCTGTATATTTTAAAAGAAGATTTACCCGAAACCGCTGTAGATAGAGCGCTTATAGAGAAAGTAATTATTAATACAGATGCACTCATAGAAGCATCAAACAAAATAAACAACCTTCTTACTAACCAATTTAACAACCAAACAAATTCAAATAAAGTAAAAGAGATATGGGAAAATCATATCGACAATTTGTACGCCTCGTTAGATAGAGATATAAGGCAACTCCACATGAACTATAACCGTTCTTTTGAAACCTATAGCATAGAACTATCAAGAAATTTAAATTCCGTATCAAAAATCATTTTCGTTACAGGACTGGTAGGTATTATATTAGGCTTACTTATTACCATACAAGTAATTTACTCTATTGCAAACCCTATCTTCAAGCTCAAAAAAGCGGCATTAAAAATTAGTCAAGGTAAATTAAACGAGCAAATCCAAATTAAAGGCCATAGTGAACTGGCAGACCTAGGTAACTCGTTTAATAAAATGAGCGTGGCACTTAAAAAGAGTTTTAGCGAGCAGGAGCAGCAGATTAATCAAATAAAATTGATGAACAAGGAACTCGAACAATTTGTTTATGTGGCATCTCATGATTTACAAGAACCGTTAAGAACCATGTCTAGCTATATTGGATTGGTTGGAGAATTATATAAAACGCAATTAGACGATGAAGCCTTAAAATACATGAAACATGTTGAAGACGCATCGTTAAGAATGAAGACTTTAATAAAGGATTTATTGGATTACTCCCGATTAGGTAAAGAAAGACCAATAAAAAAGGTTGACTGCAATACATTGGTAAATGATATTTTATTGGATTTTGAGCTGATAATTAACGAAACCAATGCAACCGTTACATCTGATAAATTACCCGTTATTAATGGTGTAGAATTTGAATTGAAGCAGCTATTTCAAAACTTAATTAGTAATGGACTAAAATTTAGAAAACAAGACACATCACCACGCATCGAAATAAAAATAAAAGAGCAATCCGATTATTGGTTGTTTTCCGTTTCCGATAATGGCATCGGTATGGAGGCTAAACATTTTGAAAGAGTGTTTGTTATTTTTCAACGTTTGCACAATAAAGACGATTACAAAGGTACTGGAATTGGGCTATCCGTTTGCCAAAAAATTGTTGAAATGCACCAAGGGAAAATCTGGATTGAATCTGAGCTAAATAAAGGGTCTACATTTTATTTCACTATATTTAAACAAATAAAAAAACATGAAAAAATTTAA
- a CDS encoding ABC transporter substrate-binding protein: MKSIYIFLITLLIATSFNSCDTSKIEEINIGYIGPLSVRATDLGVDPSKAMQLAVEQYNVSRLDNEPKVNLFIEDDKWEKDNAIPAYKNLRDKHNIDVLFISNTDGTVAVQDKIIEDKVILINPLNNDKLLSSLNKNTFNIAKSTEEANGLVAIRLIELGFKKVALFQYPNDFMTRGANEVKRLLEDHNLHLKIITTDKGQVDFTSQLQALKEANYDAYVFFGYKEFGFAMKQARELGIIAPFFGSTVLLDPEFYTNSEGAIVDTEYPFFTISDGNYILANEFLTAFKNRYGKKPTSIWPPMQAYDAMNLVLTQLRNINKDKKKDQSFDDWLRTSLYRVHYFQGICGNIAITNEGASKGIYFSLYKYESKKNPTVKVKR, from the coding sequence ATGAAATCAATTTACATTTTCTTAATCACACTACTTATCGCAACAAGTTTTAATAGCTGTGATACCTCAAAAATTGAAGAAATAAACATCGGTTACATAGGCCCGCTATCGGTTAGAGCCACCGATTTGGGTGTAGACCCATCTAAAGCCATGCAACTTGCCGTAGAGCAATACAACGTTTCGCGATTAGATAACGAACCCAAAGTAAACTTATTTATTGAAGATGATAAATGGGAAAAAGATAACGCTATTCCGGCGTACAAGAATTTACGGGACAAGCATAATATTGACGTCCTTTTTATTAGCAATACCGACGGAACCGTTGCCGTACAAGATAAAATTATTGAAGATAAGGTTATTCTTATCAACCCATTAAACAATGATAAACTACTGTCCTCATTAAATAAAAACACATTTAATATTGCAAAATCTACAGAAGAAGCCAATGGGCTTGTAGCAATTAGGCTTATTGAATTGGGCTTTAAAAAAGTAGCACTTTTTCAATATCCGAATGATTTTATGACGCGAGGTGCCAACGAAGTAAAACGGCTTTTAGAAGACCATAACTTACACCTTAAAATTATCACGACCGATAAAGGGCAAGTCGATTTTACAAGTCAACTACAAGCTTTAAAAGAAGCTAATTATGATGCTTATGTTTTCTTTGGTTACAAGGAATTTGGTTTTGCCATGAAACAAGCGAGAGAACTAGGGATAATCGCTCCGTTTTTTGGTTCGACGGTATTACTAGACCCCGAGTTTTATACAAACTCTGAAGGTGCCATTGTTGATACCGAATACCCTTTCTTTACCATTTCGGATGGCAATTACATTTTGGCCAATGAATTTTTAACTGCGTTTAAAAACAGGTATGGTAAAAAACCAACTTCCATATGGCCACCCATGCAGGCATATGATGCCATGAACTTGGTTTTAACCCAATTGAGAAACATAAATAAAGACAAGAAAAAAGACCAATCCTTTGATGATTGGCTTAGAACCTCGCTATATCGTGTTCATTATTTTCAAGGAATATGCGGAAATATAGCCATTACAAATGAGGGCGCATCAAAAGGAATTTATTTCTCATTATACAAATACGAGTCTAAAAAAAACCCAACGGTTAAAGTTAAACGATAG
- the trxB gene encoding thioredoxin-disulfide reductase, with amino-acid sequence MSDTIEKVKCLIIGSGPAGYTAAIYAARANMKPVLYQGTQPGGQLTTTNEVENYPGYPDGITGPEMMIEFQKQAERFDTDVRNGWITKVDFSGDVHKVWVNDEKEIHCDTVIISTGASAKYLGLESEQKYLNLGGGVSACAVCDGFFYKNQEVVIVGAGDSACEEAHYLSKLCTKVTMLVRRDVFRASKIMAARVKNTGNIEILFNTETDEVLGDGQVVTGVRVFNNKTNEKHEIPATGFFVAIGHNPNTEIFKDYLNLDETGYIINVPGTSKTNVDGVFVSGDAADHVYRQAVTAAGTGCMAALDAERYLAAKEG; translated from the coding sequence ATGTCTGATACAATTGAAAAAGTAAAATGCTTAATTATAGGGTCTGGACCTGCAGGTTATACAGCTGCAATTTATGCAGCTCGCGCTAATATGAAACCCGTTTTATATCAAGGAACTCAACCTGGTGGACAATTAACAACCACCAACGAAGTTGAAAATTACCCCGGGTATCCCGATGGTATAACGGGGCCAGAAATGATGATTGAATTCCAAAAGCAAGCTGAACGTTTTGATACCGATGTGCGTAACGGATGGATTACCAAAGTGGATTTTTCGGGTGATGTGCACAAGGTTTGGGTAAATGATGAAAAGGAAATCCATTGTGATACCGTTATTATTTCAACAGGAGCATCAGCGAAGTATTTAGGCTTAGAATCAGAACAAAAATATTTAAACCTCGGTGGCGGTGTTTCGGCTTGCGCGGTTTGTGATGGGTTTTTCTATAAAAACCAAGAAGTTGTTATTGTTGGCGCCGGAGATTCAGCTTGTGAGGAAGCTCATTACCTATCAAAACTCTGTACCAAAGTAACTATGTTGGTAAGACGCGATGTGTTTAGAGCCTCAAAAATTATGGCGGCACGAGTAAAAAACACCGGAAACATTGAGATATTATTCAATACCGAAACCGATGAGGTTTTAGGCGACGGACAAGTGGTAACTGGCGTTCGTGTGTTCAACAATAAAACCAATGAAAAGCACGAGATTCCAGCAACAGGATTTTTTGTAGCCATTGGCCATAATCCAAATACAGAAATTTTTAAGGATTACTTAAATTTGGATGAAACAGGTTATATTATTAATGTGCCTGGAACATCAAAAACAAATGTTGATGGTGTTTTTGTGTCCGGTGATGCGGCAGATCATGTTTACCGACAGGCCGTAACAGCTGCAGGAACAGGCTGTATGGCAGCTTTAGATGCAGAGCGTTATTTGGCTGCAAAAGAAGGCTAA